One Triticum urartu cultivar G1812 unplaced genomic scaffold, Tu2.1 TuUngrouped_contig_4540, whole genome shotgun sequence DNA segment encodes these proteins:
- the LOC125527973 gene encoding uncharacterized protein LOC125527973 isoform X2, producing the protein MGEMVASAVVQEAVSGAVSFVFSSRIGKASQEELMERLEMAHIKLHVGLERTRMMPITIMPLLRLRKKLKDVFKECDDLLSKFVKEADRFVRDVESGSSLSHYRFLSSPIRHLLEGKGLYYDMVQGSKAFSLGISTDSVEEYGRVAWLCFHYKDRKAPLKTCRLVVALRLYESTNIVGITAKCLRSLGPQFKSLVEDATGELSHLPTQDVSYFDSVMWECMVKLTTESIPDPFCCIANGLSKPCASNIISSELTGRFPQEVLFVVFNCCFSAFENCSRSSTDEARINAIKAWSPLQMQVFFYPHLSFKFPDGSSLHQKEEEIQTEAIDCFIRQPGMTEYSMHWYSAHGCASFYVSKQIAKTRRASKRRR; encoded by the exons ATGGGGGAAATGGTAGCATCAGCAGTTGTGCAGGAGGCTGTGAGTGGAGCCGTCTCCTTCGTGTTCAGCAGCCGTATCGGAAAGGCATCCCAGGAAGAACTCATGGAGAGGCTGGAGATGGCGCACATAAAGCTGCATGTTGGGCTCGAGAGGACCAGGATGATGCCCATCACCATCATGCCGTTGCTTCGCCTGAGGAAGAAGTTGAAAGATGTCTTCAAGGAGTGCGATGATCTGCTCAGCAAG TTTGTCAAGGAAGCCGACAGGTTTGTCAGAGACGTGGAGTCTGGATCTTCGCTTTCTCACTACAGGTTTCTCAGTTCTCCCATCAGACATCTTCTTGAAGGCAAGGGTCTCTACTATGACATGGTGCAAGGAAGCAAGGCTTTCTCACTTGGTATATCCACGGATTCTGTGGAAGAGTATGGTAGAGTCGCATGGCTATGTTTTCATTACAAAGATCGCAAGGCGCCACTTAAAACTTGTCGACTGGTGGTGGCTCTAAGACTATATGAAAGCACAAACATAGTTGGAATTACCGCAAAATGTTTGCGGTCACTTGGGCCTCAATTCAAGTCTTTGGTTGAAGATGCAACTGGGGAACTCTCCCATTTACCTACACAAGACGTTTCATATTTCGATTCAGTAATGTGGGAATGCATGGTTAAATTGACTACAGAGTCGATTCCAGACCCATTTTGTTGCATAGCTAATGGGCTCAGCAAGCCTTGTGCCAGCAATATCATCTCATCTGAGTTAACCGGCAGATTTCCACAAGAAGTTTTGTTCGTTGTATTCAACTGTTGTTTTTCAGCTTTTGAGAACTGCTCGCGGAGCTCAACTGATGAAGCGCGTATAAACGCCATAAAGGCCTGGTCACCTCTACAGATGCAAGTTTTCTTCTACCCTCATCTCTCGTTTAAATTCCCGGACGGGAGTAGCTTACACCAAAAGGAGGAGGAAATACAAACAGAGGCAATTGATTGTTTCATCCGTCAACCTGGTATGACGGAATACAGTATGCATTGGTACTCGGCACATGGTTGTGCATCCTTTTATGTTTCAAAGCAGATCGCCAAAACTAGGAGGGCCTCAAAGAGAAGGCGATAG
- the LOC125527973 gene encoding uncharacterized protein LOC125527973 isoform X1 — protein sequence MGEMVASAVVQEAVSGAVSFVFSSRIGKASQEELMERLEMAHIKLHVGLERTRMMPITIMPLLRLRKKLKDVFKECDDLLSKVRDHQQVFVKEADRFVRDVESGSSLSHYRFLSSPIRHLLEGKGLYYDMVQGSKAFSLGISTDSVEEYGRVAWLCFHYKDRKAPLKTCRLVVALRLYESTNIVGITAKCLRSLGPQFKSLVEDATGELSHLPTQDVSYFDSVMWECMVKLTTESIPDPFCCIANGLSKPCASNIISSELTGRFPQEVLFVVFNCCFSAFENCSRSSTDEARINAIKAWSPLQMQVFFYPHLSFKFPDGSSLHQKEEEIQTEAIDCFIRQPGMTEYSMHWYSAHGCASFYVSKQIAKTRRASKRRR from the exons ATGGGGGAAATGGTAGCATCAGCAGTTGTGCAGGAGGCTGTGAGTGGAGCCGTCTCCTTCGTGTTCAGCAGCCGTATCGGAAAGGCATCCCAGGAAGAACTCATGGAGAGGCTGGAGATGGCGCACATAAAGCTGCATGTTGGGCTCGAGAGGACCAGGATGATGCCCATCACCATCATGCCGTTGCTTCGCCTGAGGAAGAAGTTGAAAGATGTCTTCAAGGAGTGCGATGATCTGCTCAGCAAGGTGAGGGATCATCAGCAAGTG TTTGTCAAGGAAGCCGACAGGTTTGTCAGAGACGTGGAGTCTGGATCTTCGCTTTCTCACTACAGGTTTCTCAGTTCTCCCATCAGACATCTTCTTGAAGGCAAGGGTCTCTACTATGACATGGTGCAAGGAAGCAAGGCTTTCTCACTTGGTATATCCACGGATTCTGTGGAAGAGTATGGTAGAGTCGCATGGCTATGTTTTCATTACAAAGATCGCAAGGCGCCACTTAAAACTTGTCGACTGGTGGTGGCTCTAAGACTATATGAAAGCACAAACATAGTTGGAATTACCGCAAAATGTTTGCGGTCACTTGGGCCTCAATTCAAGTCTTTGGTTGAAGATGCAACTGGGGAACTCTCCCATTTACCTACACAAGACGTTTCATATTTCGATTCAGTAATGTGGGAATGCATGGTTAAATTGACTACAGAGTCGATTCCAGACCCATTTTGTTGCATAGCTAATGGGCTCAGCAAGCCTTGTGCCAGCAATATCATCTCATCTGAGTTAACCGGCAGATTTCCACAAGAAGTTTTGTTCGTTGTATTCAACTGTTGTTTTTCAGCTTTTGAGAACTGCTCGCGGAGCTCAACTGATGAAGCGCGTATAAACGCCATAAAGGCCTGGTCACCTCTACAGATGCAAGTTTTCTTCTACCCTCATCTCTCGTTTAAATTCCCGGACGGGAGTAGCTTACACCAAAAGGAGGAGGAAATACAAACAGAGGCAATTGATTGTTTCATCCGTCAACCTGGTATGACGGAATACAGTATGCATTGGTACTCGGCACATGGTTGTGCATCCTTTTATGTTTCAAAGCAGATCGCCAAAACTAGGAGGGCCTCAAAGAGAAGGCGATAG